The Sediminispirochaeta smaragdinae DSM 11293 genome has a segment encoding these proteins:
- a CDS encoding methylated-DNA--[protein]-cysteine S-methyltransferase, with the protein MRSYYLYDFSIGTLRIATLEDAIVEISIVSGRKAHSEGEEKETILVQEAYKELKEYFEGTRRSFDLPLAPQGTMFQKRVWKALLDIPYGETRSYKQIAEVVGSPKGFRAVGLANNKNPIIIVVPCHRVIGADGSLVGYGGGLEVKDQLLRLEHTYLTGQQELL; encoded by the coding sequence ATGAGAAGCTATTATCTGTATGATTTTTCGATAGGAACTCTTCGTATCGCTACTTTGGAAGATGCCATTGTCGAAATATCGATTGTTTCCGGAAGAAAGGCCCATAGCGAAGGAGAAGAAAAGGAAACAATTCTCGTACAAGAAGCCTACAAAGAGCTGAAAGAATATTTTGAAGGAACGCGGAGAAGTTTCGATCTTCCCCTTGCCCCTCAGGGTACAATGTTTCAAAAGCGTGTTTGGAAGGCTTTGCTCGATATTCCCTACGGCGAAACAAGGAGCTACAAACAGATTGCCGAGGTTGTAGGCTCTCCCAAGGGCTTTCGCGCCGTGGGACTGGCAAACAACAAGAATCCCATCATTATCGTCGTTCCATGCCACAGGGTGATCGGAGCGGACGGCTCATTGGTTGGCTACGGAGGGGGCCTTGAGGTCAAGGATCAACTTCTAAGATTGGAGCATACCTATTTGACAGGGCAGCAAGAACTGCTCTGA
- a CDS encoding efflux RND transporter periplasmic adaptor subunit: protein MKIKRTFFGLVMCIVLSACSGGKQDGAVEQSITQIYKEEGYPVHVRAIEPENFSVYLKFPAEFKARTQSTAYASISEVVRTIRFKVGDYVKRDQVVLSFSQDNSAYQQAKLSFENARAAYNRTNKLYADAGVSQQEYDNAKTQYELAREAFKSAGKMVEVESPISGFITQIDVRASANVSPGDPLFTVSNLDGYEATFYVTPLDIDQIKVGAKAVIATQTETLSGHISEVALNMDPRKKAFLVKASFDGQPRSLVSGMSVDISVETYTTDTAVIVQRSELNHSGDQWSAFVADGNKAERRKLTIGHERNLELEVIDGLSPGDLFVSEGGDKLTDGALLKIIDADEGK from the coding sequence ATGAAGATAAAACGGACATTCTTTGGCCTCGTAATGTGTATTGTGCTTAGTGCGTGCTCCGGAGGAAAGCAGGATGGGGCTGTGGAGCAAAGTATTACGCAGATATACAAGGAAGAGGGATACCCTGTTCATGTTCGAGCAATTGAACCGGAAAATTTCTCGGTCTATCTGAAATTTCCGGCAGAATTCAAGGCAAGAACTCAGTCGACTGCATATGCCAGCATAAGTGAAGTGGTTCGAACTATTCGGTTCAAGGTAGGCGACTATGTGAAACGGGATCAGGTTGTGCTGTCCTTTTCTCAGGATAATTCGGCATATCAACAGGCCAAACTCTCTTTTGAGAATGCCAGGGCCGCCTATAACAGGACGAATAAACTCTATGCCGATGCCGGTGTTTCTCAGCAAGAGTACGATAATGCCAAGACCCAGTATGAACTTGCAAGGGAAGCGTTCAAATCAGCCGGAAAAATGGTTGAGGTTGAGTCTCCCATCAGTGGATTCATCACCCAGATAGACGTGAGAGCGTCTGCCAATGTTTCTCCTGGCGATCCTCTTTTTACCGTTTCGAATTTGGACGGCTACGAGGCCACCTTTTATGTCACTCCTTTGGATATCGATCAGATCAAGGTGGGCGCAAAGGCTGTTATTGCCACTCAAACCGAGACATTGAGTGGGCATATCTCAGAAGTGGCCCTCAATATGGATCCTCGGAAAAAAGCTTTTCTCGTAAAGGCATCTTTTGATGGTCAACCTAGAAGCTTGGTTAGTGGAATGAGTGTTGATATCTCTGTTGAGACATATACCACCGATACTGCCGTTATCGTTCAGCGAAGCGAACTCAACCATTCCGGAGACCAATGGTCAGCCTTTGTCGCCGATGGCAATAAGGCTGAGCGTAGAAAGCTTACCATCGGCCATGAGCGTAATCTTGAGCTGGAGGTCATCGACGGCTTGTCTCCAGGCGATCTGTTTGTTTCCGAGGGTGGCGACAAGCTTACCGACGGAGCACTACTCAAGATCATCGATGCCGACGAAGGCAAATAG
- a CDS encoding TetR/AcrR family transcriptional regulator, which produces MEEVSRVEQRKRATRDRILKICEELFILENDYDNVTMREIARRAKVSVGALYLHFKTKEDILATLIARFTTKQREDLEASVPPNGNGAQQLDKLLNFFDQLCSNPRFVLYSQLPLLHLRNGHAIANAIRQTIIDDMTSFVDFVTEIFREGKADGSLNFDVDPHLAAVTLVDASLSLMLGITMRRTFGSLLAFPSGEYNVGSIFSVFRTFLSKAIFHSHHKSTETG; this is translated from the coding sequence GTGGAAGAAGTGTCTCGAGTGGAACAACGCAAACGAGCAACGCGCGACCGTATTCTAAAAATCTGCGAAGAATTATTTATCCTTGAGAACGACTACGATAATGTAACCATGCGGGAGATCGCCCGTAGGGCTAAAGTGAGTGTCGGTGCCCTCTATCTTCATTTCAAAACCAAAGAAGATATTCTGGCAACGTTAATTGCCAGGTTTACGACAAAGCAGCGGGAGGATTTGGAAGCCTCTGTTCCCCCAAATGGCAACGGTGCACAACAGCTCGATAAACTACTTAACTTTTTCGACCAGCTGTGCAGTAATCCGCGGTTTGTTTTATACAGTCAGCTGCCCTTGCTTCATTTACGAAATGGCCACGCGATTGCAAATGCCATCCGACAAACCATTATTGATGATATGACCAGTTTTGTGGATTTTGTGACTGAAATTTTCCGCGAGGGAAAGGCCGATGGGTCTCTCAATTTTGATGTCGACCCCCATTTGGCGGCGGTTACCCTTGTCGATGCAAGTCTTTCCCTCATGCTTGGTATTACAATGCGAAGGACGTTTGGTAGTCTGCTTGCCTTTCCCTCCGGCGAATATAATGTTGGATCCATCTTTTCCGTTTTTCGAACCTTTCTGTCAAAGGCCATATTTCATTCTCATCATAAATCAACAGAAACAGGTTGA
- a CDS encoding patatin-like phospholipase family protein codes for MKRPFILALLLCTFMFHAAAQSQIRQTNDGDSPSVALVLAGGGALGFAHIGVIRAIEEAGVDPDIVIGASIGSIVGALYAAGYDAKAMETLVTTNDWKDTFFDKHDRSKLPYWQKAFYSSYHFSIALTPSQKATTAGAFHAQHVVELLDRLLEKYPAELDFDTLPRKFRAVAADLVTGERVVYDKGDLKTVIRASMAVPGIFTPIEYKGRYLIDGGWADNTPTQVAKAMGADIIIVVPLGGLKNDIEELTTIAAVSSQADQIRIRERIQESLSAADLIIAPDLQGFTAADFERGSELVAAGYEAAEPLFPELRGIAALQGSKRRVPKSPANIEQKLHITSITINGELSEERENRLKEYLDLNISEEIGRSKLREKIYALYDDGSYAHIWYRLLPKDNGYQLIIDEEAQQIPRSLLSLGLNIEGTVTKRSASYAQMTAAYISFITDDLRSAALVQTWISEMPSFKAGLARALFWNTLISIGGYIHQDPHYFYDDDEVSAIYSLQRFGGDCAILLPFRGHAGIIIRPYGEYRYLDRFIGDSLFEQEGWSHYGINGSLSIDTLDRILTPKRGIYSSLEVDYGAEEGWNDIVRIDAEGNAFLSPSSRWVINPWALSKNLLHGTPRSVDLPAMGGTGSLDGYYRQEIRSENLFATGLRVRRQIGSLPLGFGNEIYAQLAASGGMSWKEDWTDLGEDPLYYSGAAVGIIVNTIIGEAQISMAINDEYRFSGYIGLRNKLPTLFDR; via the coding sequence ATGAAAAGGCCATTCATACTCGCCCTCCTTCTTTGCACGTTTATGTTCCATGCCGCGGCTCAAAGTCAGATACGGCAGACGAATGATGGCGATTCCCCAAGTGTTGCCCTTGTCTTAGCCGGTGGAGGTGCTCTTGGCTTTGCCCATATCGGCGTTATTAGAGCCATTGAAGAGGCCGGAGTCGACCCCGACATTGTCATAGGCGCCAGTATCGGAAGTATTGTAGGTGCCCTTTATGCGGCAGGCTATGACGCAAAAGCGATGGAAACGTTGGTCACGACGAATGACTGGAAGGACACCTTTTTCGATAAACACGACCGGAGTAAGTTGCCGTACTGGCAAAAGGCTTTCTATTCCAGTTACCATTTTTCTATTGCACTCACCCCTTCACAAAAGGCCACAACGGCCGGGGCCTTTCATGCTCAGCATGTTGTAGAACTCCTTGATCGTCTTCTGGAAAAGTATCCGGCAGAACTTGACTTCGATACCCTTCCCCGAAAATTCAGGGCCGTTGCAGCGGATCTTGTGACCGGAGAGCGGGTCGTCTATGATAAAGGGGATCTCAAAACGGTGATACGGGCATCCATGGCTGTCCCAGGAATCTTCACCCCAATTGAATACAAGGGACGGTACCTCATCGATGGAGGTTGGGCAGACAACACACCTACCCAGGTTGCAAAGGCTATGGGAGCCGATATTATCATCGTAGTTCCTCTTGGGGGATTAAAAAATGATATCGAAGAGCTTACAACCATCGCTGCGGTGAGCTCGCAAGCCGACCAGATTCGTATCAGGGAACGGATACAAGAGAGCCTTTCCGCAGCAGATCTTATTATTGCTCCTGATCTTCAGGGCTTTACGGCTGCCGACTTTGAACGAGGAAGCGAACTTGTGGCTGCGGGCTATGAAGCGGCAGAGCCCCTCTTTCCTGAATTGCGGGGGATTGCGGCCCTTCAGGGAAGCAAAAGGAGGGTCCCGAAATCGCCTGCGAATATTGAACAAAAATTGCACATCACCTCCATAACCATCAATGGAGAGCTATCGGAGGAAAGAGAAAATCGCTTAAAGGAATACCTTGATCTGAATATCTCCGAGGAGATCGGGAGAAGCAAGTTGAGGGAGAAGATCTACGCCCTCTATGACGATGGTTCCTATGCCCACATCTGGTATCGCCTTTTACCAAAGGATAATGGTTACCAGCTCATCATCGATGAGGAAGCACAGCAAATTCCTAGATCTCTCCTGAGCCTTGGTCTGAATATAGAAGGTACAGTGACGAAACGTAGTGCCTCATACGCCCAAATGACGGCAGCCTACATTTCATTTATTACCGATGATCTACGCTCTGCAGCCTTGGTGCAAACATGGATATCTGAGATGCCCTCCTTTAAAGCAGGTTTGGCGAGAGCCCTATTCTGGAATACACTTATAAGCATAGGAGGATATATTCATCAGGATCCCCACTATTTTTACGACGATGACGAGGTATCGGCAATCTACAGCCTACAGCGTTTCGGAGGTGACTGCGCAATACTCCTCCCCTTTCGAGGACACGCCGGTATCATAATTAGACCCTACGGGGAATACCGTTATCTGGATCGCTTTATAGGCGACAGTTTATTCGAACAGGAAGGATGGAGCCATTACGGTATAAACGGAAGCCTCTCGATAGATACACTTGATCGCATTCTTACCCCGAAACGGGGAATCTATTCATCCCTTGAAGTCGATTATGGTGCGGAAGAGGGATGGAACGACATTGTCAGAATAGATGCCGAGGGCAATGCCTTCTTATCTCCCTCGTCACGGTGGGTGATCAATCCATGGGCATTGAGCAAGAATTTGCTTCACGGTACACCCCGCTCCGTGGATCTGCCAGCCATGGGTGGAACGGGAAGCCTGGATGGCTATTATCGCCAGGAAATTCGCTCGGAAAATCTTTTTGCAACAGGATTGAGAGTCCGTCGCCAAATCGGCAGCCTGCCCCTGGGCTTCGGCAATGAAATCTATGCACAGCTTGCGGCAAGTGGAGGAATGTCATGGAAAGAGGATTGGACCGACCTGGGAGAAGATCCTCTATACTATAGTGGTGCAGCGGTTGGGATCATTGTCAATACGATCATCGGTGAAGCTCAGATCTCCATGGCAATAAACGATGAGTACCGTTTCAGCGGCTACATAGGATTACGCAACAAATTGCCTACACTTTTCGACCGCTAA